A region of the Campylobacter cuniculorum DSM 23162 = LMG 24588 genome:
AAGTTTGCTTGAAATCTTTAACACAATCTTTAATCTCTTCAGCATTTATAAAAAATGGTTTTGATTTGAAATCATGTTTGTCAATTTTTAAATCCTTGTAGATTTTTTGCCAACTCTCATTATTTTTACTCATAATTTCCCTTGATTAAAAGCTCTGTTATTTTACCTCTCTTAGCACCTTTGCAATTAATGGCACGATTTGCTTGAATTTCTATGCAATTAAAGCCCTTGTATAAATTGCGTATAAAAGGTGCATTAGAATTGCTTTGCAAAACCTTTGAACCACGTGAATTTAAGGCTTTAAAGACTTCAAAAAGTTTCTTTTGTTCTTTTTCTAAAAAAACATCAATATAGCTCACAAAACTTGAAGTTTTATTGAGCGGATAATAGGGAGGATCAAAATAGACAAAATCTCCGCTTGCGGCATTCATTGCAACTTCCTCAAAATCACCCTGCAAAATTTTCACCCCTTGCAGAGCGTTTGAAGCATTTAAAATCAAATTCTCATTGTAAATTTGAGGATTCTTATAGCTTCCCATCGGTGTGTTAAATTGCCCCTTTGCATTATAGCGACACAGCCCATTAAAGCAGGTTTTATTAAGATAAATAAATCGTGCAGCTCTAAAAATAGAATCCAAATTTGCAAAATCCTCTTTTCTGTCAAGATTGCGTATCGTGTAGAAAAAATCCTTATTGTGCTTGTTTTGAAAGGATTTTAATTCTTTTAAAAGACTTTGTGGGCCGCTTTTTATGACTTCATAGGCATTGATGAGCTCACGATTTTTATCACTTAAGACAATGCTTTTAGAATCCAAAAGCCCTTTACTCTGCAGAGCAAAAAATAAAGCCCCACCTCCCACAAAAGGCTCAAAATAATTCTTAAAATCACGTGGCATTAAAGAAATGATAGAATCAAGCAAGGCTCGTTTGCCTCCAGCCCATTTCACAAAGGGCTTAGCTTCGCAAAAACTATAAGTCTTAATTGCCATATATTTCCTTACTATAAGCATCATAAAATACAAGAAAATTTTCTTTGCTATCAAAAGCAATTTATGTTTATATATCAAAAGAATTTAGAAAAATCGCATTTTTATATTTTTTGACCCATTTGACTTTTTGCCAATCAATTTGCGAATCTAAACGTTTATATCTTTCATTTCTTTCCTTTTTAAAATTCAAGTTTAACATAAAGCTTTTTATGAAGTCTTTAAAAATTTTAAATTTCATCAAAGATATTAATCGCAGCAATTTTGCTCTCTATCTCTAAGCTCTTATGCAGAGCTTGAATGATTTTTGTAAAATACTCTGTGTCAATCTCCTCGTTTTTGTGTGATTTGAGATATTTGTCTAAAACCTGATAACCCCCGATTTTATACTCCCACACTTCCTTAGAGACTTTTATAAAATACAAAAAATCATTGACAAAAAGCTCTTGCTCTTTTTCATTATAGGAAATTTTTTCTATTTTTTTATTATCCCTCTTATTGTTTTTAAACCGACCCTCACCGATTTCACTCATTGCTGACTCCTTTGTCAATATAAAGTGGAAAAACATAACTTCCACTGCCAACTAAATGCAAGTCTATAATATTTTGTGTGATAAAAATATTATTTATTTCTTGCAATTTACACCCTCTATCACACACCAAGCCGATATTTTGCATTATTGTGCCTTCTGATAGAGATAGAGCGGGAAGATTGTCCCTGCTCCTGTATTGCCTCCACCCATAAGAGAAAGATCTACTAGAGTGCTTGTTACTATTACACATTGCCAAGAGCCATTTATTTTGTATTGTCTTGCTACATTTAGTCCAATATTGCAAGTCATTCTCATTATGCTCTGTTCTCTCTCATTAAATGCACATCTATAAGCTCTAATCCTAACTGACTAAGTTCTAAAAATTTCTCTTTAGAATCCACAAAAGGCACTTTAGGAAAATCAATTTTAAGAAAATCAAGGTATCTCTCCCTATAGCCCTTGTGAAACAGCACAGCATAAATATAGCCTAGAATCTCAAGAGGCTCAAAATGCTCATTGTATTTTTTATCAATAAACTCACGAAATTCTGGCGTGAAATTTTCTACCCACCCACCTTTTTCTGCGTCTTTTTCTCTTTCTTGTGTGTTCTTTAGAATCTTAGAGCTTTTATTTTGAGGAGATTCTGTGTTTTTAAGGTAAAGAGGCATTACCTGCTCTCCTCCTCTGCGATAAAAATTAATATCCACCATTTTATCAGTGATTGCAATAGTATTTATCTCGCTATCTCCAACAGCAGAGCTTTGTCTGGACACGATTAAGGCTTGATTCTCACCCTGCAGAAAATGCTTCATAATATCTTCCACACAACGCCAAACAAGCTTTCTTTCATAAAAGATATAACGAAAGTCAAAGGGGCGATAGGCGATTTTTTTAATGAACTTTGATAAATCATTTTGATTTTGCAAATTTTTCCAACCTTGCAAAATATCCCATCCTTTCTTTTCTTTAACTCCAAATGTTTTATATAATTCGTTGGCATTTGGTGATGATCTTTTAAAAGATTCAAATTTTTGCAATAATTTTTCTTTAGAAATATCAATTACAAAATTATCATGTGCTGAAGTAATCCCAACTCCAGAAACCCTAAACATATCCTTGACACTCCAGCCTTTCTCGTATTCTGCCCTCAAATCATCATTTTGTGGAATGAACAGATAAAAGGGATCTTGAGGATTTAATTCTTTCCATTCAATGGAATCTAAGGAATTTTCATAAAGAAATTTGTATTTATCCTTGCGTTTGCCATATAAATCATAATGGTAAAGTGAGGCTAAGCTGTCATTGCAAGATGTATTTTTTATAAAGATATTGATAGAAACGCCCTGCATAATATCAAAGACATTTTCATCTTTGTTTCCATCAGGAGTTGCTTCCTTTTTCCTTGTGTTGCCATGCAGGTCTAAAATATAAATGGCATCAAAGCTCTTAAGAAGTGAGTAACGCATTCCTCTAAAGGTAGGATTGTCTAAAAAGCTGTTATTAGAGATAAAGGCGAAGATTCCCCTCTCTTGCTCTTTGATTTTAGATTCTGCAAAGCAAATGAATTTCACATAATCATCCAAGAGCCATTT
Encoded here:
- a CDS encoding DNA adenine methylase, translating into MAIKTYSFCEAKPFVKWAGGKRALLDSIISLMPRDFKNYFEPFVGGGALFFALQSKGLLDSKSIVLSDKNRELINAYEVIKSGPQSLLKELKSFQNKHNKDFFYTIRNLDRKEDFANLDSIFRAARFIYLNKTCFNGLCRYNAKGQFNTPMGSYKNPQIYNENLILNASNALQGVKILQGDFEEVAMNAASGDFVYFDPPYYPLNKTSSFVSYIDVFLEKEQKKLFEVFKALNSRGSKVLQSNSNAPFIRNLYKGFNCIEIQANRAINCKGAKRGKITELLIKGNYE
- a CDS encoding type ISP restriction/modification enzyme yields the protein MSEIGEGRFKNNKRDNKKIEKISYNEKEQELFVNDFLYFIKVSKEVWEYKIGGYQVLDKYLKSHKNEEIDTEYFTKIIQALHKSLEIESKIAAINIFDEI